GCCATGAAGGCGACAAGCGCTAGGACTTTGGGCGTGACCATCTGGCCTGTCCTTTCAGCACTTCGGCGTCACTCATGCCGGCGACGGCCTGGTCGATCTTGTCGGATTCGGTGCGGGCCGCCAGCCGCTCGGCGTCATGCTTGGCCTGCTCTGCCTTGGCTCCGGAAAGCCTGCCCTTGATCCAAGCACCGATGGCAAGGACAACGCCGGCACCAATGGCCATGACGGTGGGATTGAGAAAGAATCCTTCGAGGCCGGCGATGATGAGTTCGGCCATCTCACTTCTCCTCGGCCGGCGGTGGAGGCGCAACCATGCCGGTCGGGCCATCGCGCACGGCGTTGATCACCAGCTTGAGCAAAGCCAGCGCGCCGCTGATCTGCAATGCCGTGCGATCGGTGAGGCCGAACATGGTCCAGTCGAAGCCGACGAGCGCGCCACCGCAAACGACGGTGATCAGCACGTTCAGGAGGTTGTGGAAGCTGTTGGTGTTGAACCACTTCATGGTCATTTCCTTCCGAAGATGGCTTTGAGGATAGCGAACAGGCCCGCCCAAAACGGATTGCGCTCGACATAGGCCGGATCAGGAGCGGCAGGAGGCGCTACGGGTGGCTGTGAAGCCGGGATGGGCTTCGCGGGCGCCGGCTGTATCGTCATCGACCGTGACGCCCGGCGCACGCTCTCGACGCGAGAGGCCCAGCCCTTGCCGAAGGTGGGCCATGTCTTGAGCCCCTTCAGGAAGGTCAGCCGATTGTCGCAGAGAGCGTCGATGACCGCGCCGGGTGACTTCTTGCCTAGCGCGGCCATGGTGGCAGGGCCTATGCGCCCGTCCTGCGCCACACCGACCACGGCTTGCAGATACTTCGCAGCTCGGCTCGGGCCGCTGTTGACCGCGAAGTCAAAGGTGGCATAATCGACACCATCGGGTAGTTCGGCGCCAGCGACCGCATCCCAATAAAAGCGGCGATAAACAGTGGCGATCTGCGCATCGGTGATATGGCGCAGATCGTCCTTCGTCGCATCCGCCTTCACATAGCGGCGGAAATTGGCAATGGTAACTCCCTTCATGGTGGCGCCGCCCGGATCGGCCGGATTGTCCGACCAGAGCCCTTCCGATTTGAGAACGAGCGCGAGCGCCCGCACGAAATTGCGGTCCATGTGTAAGCCTCTTGAGGTTGCATTTGAAAGAAGGTAACCGCTCTTTAGCGGTCAGGGCGGGATGTCTAAATGTCAGTATTTTCTAAGTGGTTCAAAGACGCGCGCGCGAAACTGCCCGATAATGTGTCCGTCGGCCGCCACACCTACGGCGTCACTTGGCGGAAGGTGCTTTTCCCGACTAATGAAGCGCCCCTAAATGTGGGTAGCTTCTGCTCTGTTGCTGGCCAAGTGCTGTTCATGTGCACCGGCCAACACCAGACGAAGAGTGCCACTTCATTCCCGATCTATAGCCGCGTCCTGAAGCAGCCTGAGCCTTTACCCAACGCTGGGAAGCCTGGGGGCATCACGATCGGCAACGATGTTTGGATTGGCCACGGTGCCATCATATTGCCAGGCGTGACAGTCGGCGACGGCGCTGTTGTGGGTGCCGGCTCCGTCGTCACTAAGTCTGTCGAGCCCTATGCGATAGTGGCCGGCAATCGTGCACAAGTTAT
This region of Mesorhizobium sp. C432A genomic DNA includes:
- a CDS encoding glycosyl hydrolase 108 family protein; this translates as MDRNFVRALALVLKSEGLWSDNPADPGGATMKGVTIANFRRYVKADATKDDLRHITDAQIATVYRRFYWDAVAGAELPDGVDYATFDFAVNSGPSRAAKYLQAVVGVAQDGRIGPATMAALGKKSPGAVIDALCDNRLTFLKGLKTWPTFGKGWASRVESVRRASRSMTIQPAPAKPIPASQPPVAPPAAPDPAYVERNPFWAGLFAILKAIFGRK
- a CDS encoding CatB-related O-acetyltransferase → MSVFSKWFKDARAKLPDNVSVGRHTYGVTWRKVLFPTNEAPLNVGSFCSVAGQVLFMCTGQHQTKSATSFPIYSRVLKQPEPLPNAGKPGGITIGNDVWIGHGAIILPGVTVGDGAVVGAGSVVTKSVEPYAIVAGNRAQVIRSRFPADTVAQLLEIQWWLWDEDKIKSEAATLSGPIEVFIAKHATRIKSVSTPKL